From the genome of Papaver somniferum cultivar HN1 chromosome 2, ASM357369v1, whole genome shotgun sequence, one region includes:
- the LOC113347947 gene encoding U3 small nucleolar RNA-associated protein 18 homolog has protein sequence MSLISQNALGAKKHVKIARAETDEPMVQVSDEETEAAKDSDAGLKSKKRKKEVNEKEKEFHVKQEKEMKRLESFLFGNLYSPVVFGKEEEDKTEEQALFITDRSGIKGITSDEDVESDEESGDEIELKGRKPAWVDEDESKLTVDIAKLNRLRKLRKGEDETSILASDYVGRLRDHHLKLNPTPGWAEVGPRSGDGSDSDNESADGSYDLLRTNEDIVVNHGVKLLPGLLEYSRLVDVNAEDPSNGPINSVQFHINGQLLLSAGLDRRLRFFQIDGKRNTKIQSMFLEDLPIRKASFLPDGSQVIAAGRRKFFYSFDLEKAKVDKIGPLTGRDEKSLEVFEVSPDSSTIAFVGNEGHILLVSTKTKELIGTMKMNGTARSLAFADGGRQLLSSGGDGHIYHWDLRTRTCIHKAVDEGCMTGHSLSTSRNGSLFAAGSDSGIVNIYNKSEFLGGKRKPVKTVENLTTKVDFLKFNHDSQILAICSSMQKNSLKLVHIPSYTVFSNWPPANRPLRFPRCLDFSPGGGFMAVGNAAGKVFLYKLHHYRHA, from the coding sequence ATGAGTTTGATTTCTCAAAATGCTCTCGGTGCGAAGAAGCACGTCAAAATTGCAAGAGCTGAGACTGATGAACCTATGGTGCAAGTAAGTGATGAAGAAACTGAGGCTGCAAAGGATTCTGATGCCGGGTTAAAGagtaaaaagagaaagaaagaggtaaatgaaaaggaaaaagaatttCATgttaaacaggagaaggaaatgAAGAGGTTGGAGAGCTTCTTGTTTGGGAACCTTTACTCACCCGTTGTATTTGGAAAGGAAGAGGAGGACAAAACTGAAGAACAAGCTTTGTTCATTACAGATAGATCTGGAATCAAGGGAATCACCAGTGATGAAGATGTAGAATCTGATGAGGAAAGCGGTGATGAAATAGAATTGAAGGGTAGAAAACCCGCATGGGTTGATGAAGATGAGAGTAAGTTAACTGTGGATATAGCTAAGTTGAACAGATTGAGGAAATTAAGGAAAGGTGAAGACGAGACTTCAATTTTGGCTTCAGATTATGTAGGAAGGTTGAGAGATCATCATCTTAAGTTGAATCCAACCCCGGGTTGGGCTGAAGTTGGTCCCAGGTCTGGAGATGGATCTGATTCAGATAACGAGTCTGCAGATGGTAGTTATGATTTGCTAAGAACAAATGAAGATATTGTTGTTAACCATGGTGTGAAGCTTTTGCCTGGGCTTCTTGAATACTCGAGACTGGTGGATGTAAATGCTGAGGACCCCTCTAACGGTCCAATAAATTCAGTCCAGTTCCATATAAATGGGCAATTACTACTCTCTGCCGGGTTGGATCGTAGGCTGAGGTTTTTCCAAATTGATGGGAAACGGAATACCAAGATACAGAGCATGTTCCTTGAGGATCTTCCTATTCGGAAGGCTTCTTTCTTACCAGACGGATCCCAGGTTATTGCTGCAGGAAGGAGAAAGTTCTTTTACAGCTTTGATTTAGAGAAAGCAAAGGTTGATAAGATAGGGCCCTTAACTGGTCGGGAtgagaagagtttggaagtaTTTGAGGTTTCTCCTGATTCTAGTACAATTGCTTTTGTGGGTAATGAAGGTCATATCTTGTTGGTCTCAACCAAAACTAAAGAGCTTATTGGCACAATGAAGATGAACGGGACTGCACGATCTCTAGCTTTCGCTGATGGTGGACGCCAGTTGTTGAGCTCTGGGGGTGACGGGCATATCTACCATTGGGATTTGAGAACAAGAACTTGCATCCACAAGGCTGTAGATGAAGGTTGCATGACCGGACATTCCCTTTCTACATCGCGGAATGGATCCTTGTTTGCCGCTGGTTCAGATAGTGGGATAGTGAATATTTACAATAAAAGCGAGTTCCTAGGTGGGAAGAGAAAACCTGTCAAAACTGTAGAGAATCTGACCACGAAAGTTGATTTCCTGAAGTTCAACCATGATTCACAGATATTGGCTATATGTTCTAGCATGCAGAAGAACAGCTTGAAACTCGTACACATTCCTAGTTATACTGTTTTCTCGAACTGGCCTCCTGCAAATAGGCCCTTACGTTTTCCTCGCTGTCTGGACTTCAGTCCTGGTGGAGGATTTATGGCTGTGGGCAATGCAGCTGGGAAAGTATTCTTATACAAGTTGCATCATTACCGACATGCGTAA
- the LOC113347948 gene encoding deoxyhypusine synthase-like — MMSEAGEAAADDTLASIRTTVMRDSETLEGTSRVIRGYDFNQGVDYSEMIRSMITTGFQATNLGEAIEVVNDMLDWRLSDEPLVEGEDCSEEEKELSYRQSVRCKVFLGFTSNLVSSGVRETIRYLVEHHMVDVIVTTTGGIEEDLIKCLAHTYKGDFSLDGAMLRSKGLNRIGNLLVPNDNYCKFEDWIIPILDKMLDEQIAENILWTPSKLIARLGKEINHPSSYLYWAYKNNIPVFCPGLTDGSLGDMLYFHSFHKPGLIIDVVQDIRAMNGEAVHAKPRKTGMIILGGGIPKHHICNANMMRNGADYAVFINTAQEFDGSDSGARPDEAVSWGKIRGSAKTVKVHCDATIAFPLLVAETFAKKQQRTLED, encoded by the exons ATGATGAGTGAagcaggagaagcagcagcaGATGATACCCTAGCTTCAATTCGTACAACAGTAATGAGAGATTCAGAAACATTAGAAGGAACCTCTAGGGTTATCCGAGGTTACGATTTTAATCAAGGTGTTGATTATTCAGAGATGATTAGATCAATGATTACAACTGGTTTTCAAGCTACTAATCTTGGTGAAGCAATTGAAGTTGTTAACGATATG TTAGATTGGAGGCTATCTGATGAGCCATTGGTGGAAGGAGAAGATTGTAGTGAAGAGGAGAAAGAATTGAGTTATAGACAATCTGTAAGGTGTAAAGTTTTTTTAGGATTTACGTCTAATCTTGTTTCATCTGGCGTTCGAGAGACCATTCGGTATCTTGTTGAACATCACATG GTTGATGTAATTGTTACCACGACTGGTGGCATAGAAGAGGATCTTATTAAATGTCTTGCACATACTTATAAAGGTGATTTTTCATTAGATGGAGCTATGTTGAGGTCGAAAGGGTTGAATCGCATTGGGAACTTGTTGGTGCCTAATGATAACTACTGCAAATTTGAGGACTGGATAATTCCAATTCTTGACAAAATGCTGGATGAGCAGATTGCTGAG AATATACTTTGGACACCATCAAAGCTCATTGCTCGTCTAGGGAAAGAAATAAATCATCCAAGCTCATATCTTTACTGGGCATACAAG AACAACATACCAGTATTCTGCCCAGGCTTGACAGATGGTTCACTTGGGGATATGCTATACTTCCATTCATTCCATAAACCTGGTTTGATTATTGATGTTGTGCAAG ATATAAGGGCAATGAATGGGGAAGCTGTACATGCAAAGCCTAGGAAAACAGGCATGATAATTCTTGGAGGAGGTATTCCAAAGCATCACATTTGCAATGCAAATATGATGCGAAACGGTGCTGATTATGCCGTTTTTATCAATACGGCTCAGGAGTTTGATGGCAGTGATTCTGGAGCTCGTCCTGACGAGGCTGTATCATGGGGGAAAATACGAGGATCTGCTAAGACTGTCAAA GTACACTGTGACGCAACAATTGCTTTTCCGTTGCTGGTTGCAGAAACATTTGCAAAGAAACAGCAGAGGACCCTTGAGGACTGA